The following coding sequences are from one Mugil cephalus isolate CIBA_MC_2020 chromosome 9, CIBA_Mcephalus_1.1, whole genome shotgun sequence window:
- the wdr74 gene encoding WD repeat-containing protein 74 — translation MGDQSRICSVWLGSETGILKGVSVSRKQAFNFCNTSHLSRDQEVRGLCWGDPAESELLVGCVDGTVKTFSVEKGVFTDCRRYGEPADGCFTGLATVDGSTLVTCAESGTLRVWREDSTEPVTEINAGKNVCRMRQSPVHGNKVATGGKENGLKIWDLEKPEGPVFTAKNLRDDWLDLRRPHWVRDMAFIPDSDKVVTCTSYHQVHVFDPSTPQRRPVLEAEYGEYPLTALSLTADGSTVVVGNTHGQIALLDLRKGLVRGCLKGLAGGVRALQCHTSRPVVASCGLDRFLRIHSLEDRTLQHKVYLKSRLNCLLLSGRDLEDGAEAADGANQEVKEEEEEDEVWDAMEQVQEKGKQKRKTTTQEEEEEEEEEEEETQKKSKKKKKRKRPRDI, via the exons ATGGGGGACCAGAGCCGGATATGTTCCGTGTGGCTGGGCTCGGAGACCGGAATCCTAAAGGGGGTCAGCGTGTCCCGGAAACAGGCCTTTAACTTCTGCAACACGAGCCACCTGAGCCGCGACCAGGAGGTCCGTGGGCTGTGCTGGGGGGACCCGGCGGAGAGCGAGCTGCTCGTGGGCTGCGTGGACGGAACCGTGAAGACGTTCAGCGTCGAGAAGGGCGTCTTCACCGATTGTCGGCGCTACGGGGAACCCGCGGACGGCTGCTTCACCGGGCTGGCGACGGTGGACGGATCCACGCTGGTCACCTGCGCGGAGTCCGGGACGCTGCGGGTGTGGAGGGAGGACAGCACCGAGCCCGTGACGGAGATCAACGCGGGGAAGAACGTGTGCAGGATGCGGCAGAGTCCGGTCCACGGGAACAAGGTCGCCACCGGCGGGAAGGAAAACGGCCTGAAGATCTGGGACCTGGAGAAACCGGAGGGTCCCGTGTTCACCGCCAAGAACCTGCGGGACGACTGGCTGGACCTACGGCGGCCGCACTGGGTCAGAGACATGGCCTTCATCCCCGACTCCGACAAAGTGGTCACCTGCACCAGTTACCACCAG GTCCACGTGTTCGACCCGTCCACCCCCCAGAGGCGTCCCGTCCTGGAGGCGGAGTACGGCGAGTACCCGCTCACCGCTCTGTCCCTGACCGCCGACGGCTCCACGGTGGTGGTGGGGAACACCCACGGTCAGATAGCCCTGCTGGACCTGAGGAAGGGGCTGGTGCGAGGCTGTCTGAAGGGGCTGGCGGGGGGCGTCCGGGCGCTGCAGTGTCACACCTCCCGGCCCGTGGTGGCGTCCTGCGGCCTGGACCGCTTCCTCCGCATCCACAGCCTGGAGGACCGGACGCTGCAGCACAAGGTCTACCTCAAGTCCAGGCTCAACTGCCTCCTGCTGTCGGGACGGGACCTGGAGGACGGGGCGGAGGCGGCGGACGGGGCGAAtcaggaggtgaaggaggaggaggaggaggacgaggtgtGGGACGCCATGGAGCAGGTGCAGGAGAAAgggaaacagaagagaaaaacaacaacacaagaagaagaggaggaggaggaagaggaagaggaagaaacacagaagaagagcaagaagaagaagaagaggaagagaccaAGAGACATTTGA